The Kiritimatiellales bacterium genomic sequence CCTCCGGTATCCCGGCGGCGGCGGCCAGCCGGGCGATATCAGAATCCGTCAGCAGCACATGTCCGCTCCACCGGCAGCAGGCGCCGCATTGCCGGCATTTGAATGAATATTTCAGTTTTTCCATGGTCTTTAAATTCAGCCAGTTATTTAAAAGCGAATGATTTGACATTGAACCCGTTAAAGAAGACTATCCGCACTTAGCCGCAGAAAAGCAAATCAGGTGCGGTGAAAAATTAACAGGAGAAAATTTATTATGTGCAAAGTTATTGAAAAATCAAAAAAAGCCGGCCTTATTGCGGTTGCAGCCGCCCTCGCTCTTGTTTCCACCGGCTGTTCAAAAGAGGTGCAGGATGTCGAAGAAATTGATCTGACCTCTGCCGATCTGTTTACAAACCCGCTGCAGCCGAACCCGCTGGCCGCCGCGCCGGATGATGTGATGGTTACAGTGAACGGCAAACCAATTACCCACGGGGAAATTTCGCAGAATGTCCAGTTGCAAATGATGCAGATGAGCCGGCAGGTTCCGCAACAGCAGCTGATGCAGATGGCGGGACAGATTTATGAAAACGTGCGCGACACGCTGGTTGCCAATATCCTGCTGGAAGAGACGGCGAAAGCCACCGGTGTAACCGCCGGTGACGATGAACTCGACGCTGAAATCACCCGTATTAAAGACAACGCGCCGGAAGAATCAAAACTGGAAGACATTCTCGCCGAAAACAATATTAATTACGACGACTGGAAAGAAAACCTGCGTGATCAGATGATTGTACGCAAACTCGTTGAACAGGTTACTTCTACTGCACCGGAAGCTACCGCCGTTGATGTTGCCAGCTTTTATGAAAAAAACCAGGAGGCGTTTCAGTCACCGGAAGCTGTGACTGCCAGTCATATTTTAATCGGCTTTAAACCGGAAGACACCGAAGAAACCAAAGCCGAAAAGAAAAAACAGGCGGAAGCAATTCTTGAAAAACTGAATGCCGGCGCTGATTTTGCAACACTGGCATCAGAAAATTCCGACTGTCCGAGTAACCAGCGCGGCGGCAGCCTCGGAACATTCGGCCGCGGACAGATGGTGCCGGAATTTGAAGCCGCTGCATTCGGCGCTAAAGACGGCGAAGTTACCGAAGTTGTCGAAACACAATTCGGTTATCACATTATCAAAGTTGATGAATACCGTCCTGCCGGAGTGCGCACGCTGGCAGAGGTTAAAGATCAGCTTCAGAACTACCTTACCAGCCAGAACAAACAAAAAGCGCTGCTGGATTATGTTGATGAGCTTCGTTCAAAAGCTGACATTGAATATAAAACACCGGACTTCGATGCAGCAGCTGCTGCTGCTGAATCAACGGAATCCTCAGAATAATTCGATGACTGTCTGAATTATAAAAAGCGCTCCACCGGAGCGCTTTTTTATTTAAGGTTTTGTCAGCGCTGGTAGCGCCCGATGACCCCGCTGGCGCGCCGCATAGATCATGCGACTAACAATTTCCGGCGGGTAGAGGTTGAACGCGTCCAAATTATTCTTCCACGGTTGTCGAAGGCGCGGTGAGTTCTATGCTGCCGTCTTTTTGATAGGCCTCAAGCGTTTCAATAACGCGCGCGAGTTCTTCCTGTTGTTTGCGGAAAATAGAAAGCAGCGCATCTTTCTGCGTGTCAACGAGATTGCGAATGGTGTCGATCTCTTTTTGCTGAGATGAAAAAATCCCCTGCATTTCATTGATTTTTTCCTGCATGATACCGAGATCACCCTGCGTTTTATTCAGCGCCAGGCTCAAGTTCTGAATTTTTGCAGCAGTTTGTTTTTTCTCCTCTTCCAGCGCGGCTTTGGTCTCGCTGTCAAGAGCCGATATTTTTTCAGCAACGGATTGCCGTTCCGCTTCAAACGCGATTTTAAGCGTTGTAATGGCATCGCCGGTTTCCGCCAGCTCCTGTGCAGTTTCAGAGATCAGCGCATCGACACGGTCAAATTCCGGCTTTAACTGTTCAGCGGCAAGACGCTGATTGTTTTCTTCGATCATCGTCCGGACTTTTCCGGGCGTTGTACAACCGGCAAGAACCAGCAGTGCCGGAAGCAAAATGACAGAAAACATTCTCATTTAAAAAACCTTTCCTTTTTACGCGATCAGTTTATACTTTGTCAGTACGGTGCACAAGGCGGATTTATCGGCATCATTTAACTCGCACAGCGGCAGACGGTAAATTTCTTCAATTTTTCCCATCATGGCCAGGGCGGCTTTCACCGGGATCGGATTGGTATCAATGAACATTGCGTCGAACAGATCAATCAACTGATCATGCATTGCCTGTGCCTTATCCCAGCTCTGCTCAAGCGCGGCGTGCGTCATGTCCGCGACCTCTTTCGGAATAATGTTGGACGCCACACTGATAATCCCGATTGCACCGTCACGCATCATGGGAAGCGTCAGCGCATCGTCGCCGGAAAGAATTTCGAGATCACACACATCCAGTGTCTGTTTTACACGTGCGACATTCCCGCCGGCTTCTTTCACCGCCACAATATTCGGATGCCGTGCAAGCCGCGCGACGGTTTGAATTTCAATTTCACGGCAGGTGCGCCCCGGCACATTATAAAGCACCACCGGTACGCCGAGATCGGCAACAGTAGAAAAGTGACGGTATAAACCTTCCTGATTCGGTTTATTATAATAGGGCGTCACCTGCAGCGTGGCGTCCACGCCGAGTTTTTTCGCTTCCGTTGTTAAATCCACCGCTTCCTGCGTCGAATTTCCGCCGGTGCCGGCAATCACTTTTGCACGGCCGTTTACGAATTTTACCGTTTCTTCAACCACGCGCATGTGTTCTTTGTGGTCCAGCGTCGGCGATTCTCCGGTGGTGCCGACCGGCACAATGCCGTCGATGCCGTTTTCAAGTTGAAAATTCAGCAGATCACGATAACGGTCAAAATCCACTGCACCGGTTTTTGTGAACGGCGTGACAATTGCAGTATGAGCTCCTTGCAGCATAAATTTACTCCTTAATAAACAGGCATTAGGTTTTAGGCACCAGGCATTAGACTTTTTCAAAATTATTCTGTCCTTTTTTGTGTTCTCTGCGTTCTTTTGCGGTTGATAGATTTTAATGCCTTTTCGTGTTTTTTGTGGCTACAAAATTCGTTGCTGTGTTTTTCGCGGTTCATCTTACGCATCGAAATTTTTTAATGCTTCGAAATCGAGCGTGGCGAAATAATCCGCCGGTGTTTCGGCGCGCCGGATTTTTACCACCTTGCCGGTTTCGCGCAGCAGCAGCTCCGCCGAACGGAGCTTGCCGTTATAATTAAAACCCATCGCGTGGCCATGCGCACCGGCGTCGTGAATGACCACCAGATCGCCGGTCTCCACCGGCGGCAGCGCACGGTCGATGGCAAACTTGTCGTTATTTTCACACAGCGAGCCGGTTACATCGCAAATAAAATTATGCGGCAGCTGTTCTTTTGCCGGAACGGTGATGTGATGATAAGCGCCGTATAGGGCCGGCCGCATTAAATTCGCCATGCACGCGTCGAGGCCGACATATTCCTTATAGGTGCTTTTCCGGTGCAGTACACGGCTTACCAGCCAGCCGAACGGTCCCGTAATCATCCGGCCGCATTCCATTCGCAGATCGAGTGCGGGAAGTCCGGCGCCGGCAATTTTTTCTTCGTATAATTTACGGATTCCAGTGCCAACAGCATTCAGATCGACCGGCTCCTGTTCCGGTTGATACGGAATTCCGATTCCGCCGCCGATGTTCACAAATTCAAATGTGATTCCGAGTGTTTTCGAAATTTCTGCAACAAGATCAAACAGGATGTCCGCCGTTTCAACAAAGTAGCCGCCGTTCAATTCATTCGACGCCACCATTGTGTGCAGTCCGAACCGCTTTACGCCTTTATCGCGCAAAATCCGGTACCCTTCAACAAGCTGTTCGCGCGTAAAGCCGTATTTCGCCTCTTCCGGATGGCCGATGATCACATTGCCGTCTTTCAGTCGGCCGGGATTATACCGGCAGCAGATCAGCTCCGGAATTCCGGCGGTCCGCTCAAGAAAATCAATATGCGAAATATCATCCAGATTAATGATTGCACCGAGTTCCGCCGCTTTTTTAAATTCCGCTGCCGGCGTATCATTCGATGTAAAAATAATCTCTTCACCGGAAATTCCGGTTTCTGCCGCCAGCAGCAGTTCAGGCAGTGATGAACAATCCGCACCGAAACCTTCCGATTTCAGAATCTTCATCAAAAACGGATTTGGCGCCGCCTTCACCGCGAAATATTCTTTAAACCCCTGATTCCAGGTAAACGCTGCTTTCAACGCACGTGCGTTTTTACGGATTGCCGCTTCATCATAAATGTGGAACGGCGTCGGGAACTCCCGCGTCAGCAATTCAAGTTGTTCCACACTCAAGGGAAAACATTTTTCTGCCATAATCTGCTCCAGTGAAAATCCGGTGGAAAAAACAGTAATTCAAAACTCCGGCGATTGTTCGAAGGTATTGTAGATCCATTCGAGGAGGGATTCAAAGCGCGCATCGCCGTGCAGCGATAAAAGATCTGAATCTTTCTTCATCCACTCATAGTCGTCGTAACCAAGCTCAACGGCGCGGGTGAGTGCATCGAAGGCATCATCCGTGCGTGCAGAAAGTGCGAGGCTGCAGGCGAGATTATACCAGACGAGCGGATCTTCGGCGCACAGGCGGCTGAGCCGCTCATCCATCTGCAATCCTTCGGCGTATGCGCCGGTACGCGTGTAAAGATCGCCGAGCGCACGCATCACACCGGTGTCTTGCGGCAGACGGCGTGCGACAGCCTGCAGGAACTGGAGTTCCTGTTCAGCGGCGCGCGAGCCTTCCTGATTTTCCGGCGCTGGGATCACGGTATAAAAATCCTTATTTTCTTTTTTCGATCGGCTCAACTTTGCGTGCGAGCGATCCGGTGTAGATCTGGCGCGGACGCGCGATGCGGATATCATGGTCTTTTGCTGACTCAAGCCATTGCGCAATCCAGCCCGGCAGCCGCCCAATCGCAAACATGACGGTGAACATATTCGTCGGAATGCCCATTTCGCGATAGGTTAAACCGGTGTAAAAATCGACGTTCGGATAAAGATTGCGCTCCTGGAAGTATGGATCAGTCAGCGCTTTTTCTTCCAGTTTCATTGCAATATCCATCAGCGGATCGGTCGTATTGGTCGCTGTGAGCACACGCTTGCAAAGGTCTTTCGCGATTTTTGCGCGCGGGTCATAGGCTTTATACACACGATGGCCGAAGCCCATCAGGCGGAACGGACTGCGCGGATTTTTTGCACGCGCAATAACTTTATCAACATTGCCGCCTTCCTTGCGGATGTCTTCAAGCATTTCAATGACACCCTGATTGGCGCCGCCGTGACGCGGACCCCACAGTGCACAGATTCCGGCGGCGATCGACGCATAAAGATTGGCGCCGGAGCTCCCGACATTACGAACGACAGAGGCCGAACAATTCTGCTCGTGATCGGCGTGCAGAATCAGCAGTTTATTCAGTGCATCAGCCATGACCGGGTTCACCGGATCTTTGCGCACCGGCGAATCGAACATCATGTTTAAAAAATTTTCACAATATTTCAGATCATGCCGCGGGAAAACCACGGGTTCGCCGACAGATTTTTTATAGGAATATGCGGCGATTGTACGCAGTTTTGAAAGCAGGCGAGTCACTGTCATATCCAGTTCCTCCCGCCGGTTTTCTCCAAGTTCCGGATAAAACGAAGAGAGTGAAACGGACATCGCCGAAAGAATGGCCATCGGGTGTGACAGATCGGGATAATAACTTAAAAAATTCCGCATGTCTTCATGCAGCATCGAGTGCAGATTCAGCATGGCGCTGTATTTTGCTTTCTGTACACGGTTCGGCAGCGATCCGTTAATCAGCAGGTAAGCGACTTCAATAAACTCACAATGTTCGGCGAGATCCGCCACATCATAGCCGCGATAACGCAAAATACCCTTTTCGCCATTGATAAACGTGATATCGCTGGCGCACGATCCGGTATTCATAAAACCCGGGTCATAAGCGATCAGGCCGGTCTCTTTACGAAGATTCCGGATGTCAACCGCCCGCTCGCCTTCAGTGCCTCTATATACGGGACAAACGAACGTCGTGTCGTCCACCTGTATTTTTACTTCACTGTTTTTTATCATTTTCATAACGGATTTCCGAATCTGTCTTAAATTAGAACCTTGCAGACTGCGTTTTGTTTCTTAAAAAATCAAGCGGAAAGCTGAGTTTCAACCGCAGATAACACGGATATAAACAGATGAGAATTTCGCCACAGAGATGCTGAGAATCCCTGATTCAGTTTGCTCTCCAAATCTCCGCGATCTCCGTGGTTAAAAATCAGTTTAAAAGATATTTATCCGCAGATTACGCAAACGAACGCAGATTTTTTCTTTGCGGCTTTGCGTGCAGAATTTTCCGCGCAGAGTCGCAGAGAAAAACCGTTTATTCAACCGTGACGCTTTTCGCCAGATTGCGCGGTTTGTCGATGTCCGTCCCGCGCGCTCGCGCCGCATAATACGCCAACAGCTGCAAGCCAACGACATTGACGACCGGCGAAAACTCATCACGCACTTCCGGTACATAAATAATATCCGGCGTCAGTGTCGCGATTTTCTGATCACCCTCTGTCGCCACCGCAATAATCCGTCCGCTGCGCGCCTCAACCTCCTTAATATTGGAAATCATCTTTTCATATAATTCGTCAGCGGTTTTAGTGCAGATACAAATCACCGGCAGCGATTCATTAATCAGCGCAATCGGCCCGTGTTTCATTTCGCCGGCGGCGTAACCTTCGGCGTGCTGATAGGAAATTTCTTTGTTCTTGAGCGCGCCTTCGAGCGCCGTCGGATAATTAAACCGGCGGCCGAGATAGAGCGAACTCGGTCCGTCGTGATGCTTATCGGCAATCGCCTTAATTTTTTCTTTATCCTTGATCACACCGTACACCGCGTCCGGCACCAGTTGCAGATCAGCGAGATACTGCTTAATTTTTTCCGGCGCCAGATCGTTGCGGATTCCGGCGATGTATAACGCAAACAGAATGAATGTCATTTGCTGCGCGGTGTACGCTTTGGTTGATGCCACGCCGATTTCCGGCCCGCAGTCCGTAAACAGCACCGCGTCGCTTTCGCGCACAATCGAGCTGCCTTCAACGTTACAGATGGAAAGCACGCGGCAGCCCCAGTCGCGCGCCATGCGAATCGACGCCAGCGTGTCGGCGGTTTCGCCGGACTGTGAAACCGCAATCACCAGCGTGCCGGGATCGATCTTCGGATCGCGATACCGGAATTCGCTCGCCAGATCCGATTCCACCGCAATACCGGTGATATTTTCCAGCAGCAGTTTGCCGTACATTCCGGCGTGATACGCCGTGCCGCACGACACAATCATAATGCGGTTCAGCTTGCGGAAATAATCCGGTTTCAGCGGAAGATCCATTTTGATCTCTTCGTCCGGCGTTACATATTTTTCCAGCAGCGACCGCAGAATGCGCGGCTGTTCATGAATCTCTTTCAGCATGAATGTTTCGAAGCCGCCGGTTTCCGCCGCTTCGGCGCCGAAACAAATCTGTTTAATTTCCGGCGTCACCGGTTCGCCGGCACCGGAAAAAATTTCAACGCCGGTGGATTTCACCACGCCGATTTCGCCGTCGTTCAAATACACCGCTGACGAAATCCGGTGGATGACTGCCGGGACATCGCTCGCAATAAAATTTTCACCGTCACCGAAGCCGATAATCAGCGGACTGTTCAGTCGCGCGCAATACACCGTTTCCGGCGCGTTGCGAAACAGAATTCCCAGCGCGTATGCGCCGCGCAGCCGTTTTAATACTGTTTGCATTGCCGCCAGCGGATCACCGGAATTTTCGCGCAATGCAAATTCAATCAGATTCGGAATTACTTCTGTGTCGGTCTCTGACAAAAATTTTACGCCTTTGGCAATCAGCTCATCGCGCAGTTCAACATAATTTTCGATGATGCCGTTGTGCACCACCGCAACATTTCCGCCGGCGCCGGTGTGCGGATGCGCGTTTGCTTTCGTCGGCGCGCCGTGCGTCGCCCAGCGCGTATGGCCGATGCCGCAAATTCCGGCGACCGGCGCGTCTTTCAGTGCGTGTTCCAAATTCGCCAGCCGCCCGACTTCTTTACGCACAGAAATTTCACCGGCATTTAATATTGCCACGCCGGCGGAATCATAACCCCGATATTCCAGCCGGCACAAACCGTCCAGCAGCACCGGACCCGCAGTACGCTTTCCAATATATCCAACCACACCGCACATCAGAAAATCTCCACCATTTATGGCGGATAAAATGACAGAACCGGCGGCGGAACAAAATCAAAAAACCGTTACGCATAAAAAACAAAACCCCGCCGGTGAAGCGGGGTTTTGACCGATAAGCCGGGTTAAACTTACCGGCAGGGGCATGTGGTATTGCAGGCTGGTTTTCGGTGTTGCGGTGCGGCGAGCATGGCGTCGATCTGTCGATCAACCCGCGCCTTCATTTTTGTACGCAGCGCAGCAGTCATTTCCGCTTTTTTCGCCGGATCTGTTTCGCGGCGGATTGTAATGATTTTTTTCATCAGCATTTTGTTTCGCGGATTTGCAAAAGATTGCTGCCGAACTTGCGGTGCGCCGCGAAACGGCGGATATCCGTAGCGTTGCGGCGCCATTCCGGGCTGGCACCGGTGTTTCATGTGATACTGCATTGCCGGCGGGCGCAGCGGTTCAGCCTGTGGACGTGCGCTGGTGCGCTGAAACCAGCCGCCCTGAGCGAGCAGTGTTCCGGCGAGGCCGAGTCCAAGTGCAGTGATTATAATTTTTTTCATTTTGGTTTTCCTTCTGATTTTCAGGATTGCGCGCAAATCCAACTGACCAGATAACGGAAGCGCTGAAAATTTATTGCATCGCCGGGAATTTTTTTTGGAAAAATTCTGTAATAGATTGCCGGCTGCTGTCCGCATGGTGTGGCGCAGACTCTCCAGTTTGCTTATTTCTTCATGGCAAAGGGCAGACTGGAAAGTCTGCCCTGCATGCGATTCAATAAATTAATCAGAAAGCGTTCTGAATTATCGCCGGCTGCTGAGTTTTGAAAGCAGCCGCAGAATTTCGATGTAAAGCCAGACGAGCGTCACCATTAATCCGAATGCGGCGTACCACTCCATGTAACGCGGCGCGCCCTGCGCTGCGCCGCGCTCAATGAAATCAAAATCGAGCACGAGATTGAGCGCCGCGATGACAACGACAATTACACTGAAAATAATACCTGCGAGTCCGTTGGAGTAGATCACGCTGAAAAAATGTCCGCCGCCGAAAAATGAGAAGATCCACGCAAAGAGATAGAACAGCGCGATGCCGCCGGTCGCGGCGAATACGCCCATTTTAAACTGTTCGGTGGCGCGCACGATGCGCAGTGAATAGACCAGCAGCAGCGCGCCGAGCGTGCCGAATGTCAGAAATATAGCCTGCAGCACAATGCCGGGATATTGCAGTTCGAACAGCCGCGAAATTCCGCCGAGCAGCAGTCCTTCGCACGCGGCATAAATCGGTGCGCAGACCGGCGAAATTTTCGGATTAAAAATGGTGATGAGCGCTACAATGAAACCGGCGATCGCGCCGAGCAGCATCAGTCCGCCGGAGTCCGGTGAATTCCAGGTGAAGGTGGTCGCGCCGAGCAGAATTGCCAGCAGAATCGCGGTGCGGCTGACGGCGCCCTGAACGGTCATTACATTGCTGCTAGTAATGGCGGCGTCGCGGAATACTTTATCGTTCAAAGCAGGATTGGCTGTGCGCATAAAAATCTCCTTTTGATACAGTTATTGAGAGTCTAAAAATCGAAGGACGAAAGTCAAAGAGAATTTTGAATAACGAACAATAGAGTGCAAATTTACGAGAATGAAATTTAAACCACTAATCGTCACTGATTTCCACTGATTAATTAGTGCGGATTAGTGGTTCAAAAAATTGCAGAGCTTATTTTACCGGATAGCGGTATTCTCTGCCTTCATAGTTTGTGAGCAAAACAAAACCGTTTTCGTAGCGGAGCGGTGAATCGGGCAGGAGAGTGATTTTCCCGCCGCCGCCGGGTGCGTCGACGGCGAAATGCGGCATGGCGAGTCCGGAGATTCGTCCCTGCAGTTCGCGCATGAGTTGCAATCCTTTTTCAACCGGAGTGCGAAACGGCGCCGAACCGGTAACGGGATCGCACTGGAACAGGTAATAAGGTTTTACGCGCCGTTCGAGCAGTCCGTAAAAAAGTTCGACCAATGTTTCAGAGCTGTCGTTGATCCCACTGAGCAGTACGGTTTGGCTGACCATTGGATTGCCGGCACCGGCAAGGGTGTCGAGTGCATGCGTGGCTTCCGGCGTAAGTTCCGCCGGATGGACGAAGTGGAGCTGCAGCCAGACGCGGTGTAAGGCAAGGATTCCGGCCAGCGCCGGCGTAATCCGCTCCGGCAGCACGGCCGGTATTTTGGTGCCGATGCGGACAGTGCGGATATGTTTAATCTGCCGGACGCGTGCCAGCAGCGTTTCAATTGCTGCATCCGGCAGTGTGAGCGGATCGCCGCCGGAGATTAAAAGGTCGCGGATTTCAGTGCGCGTTTCGAGATAGTGCAGCGCGTCTGCCGGAATGTTCCACGCGCCGGCGTTTTTTCCGACGAGGCGGCCGCGTGTGCAGTAGCGGCAGTGCACCGCACAGTCGAGTGTGGCAAAGAGCAGCGCTTTATCAGGATAGGTATGAATGATCCCCGGCACCGGCGAATGCTGTTCTTCGCCGAGCGGATCGTCGTGATCGCCGGGCGCAGGCGCAGGATCATCGAGCGGCAGGACCGTCCGGCGCAACGGATGTCCGGCGCCGAGGCTGTCCAGTAATGCTTGATAGTATGGTGTTATTTTTACCCTTTGCGGCATTGAAGAAGGATAATTCATTTGCAGTGCGGCTTCCATTCAAATTATGATCGCCGCATAAATTTGAAAAAGGATTGGCATGAAGTGTAAAAATAATAAGCAGATTACTGCCGGGATGATTGAAGAACGCATCCTGTTCCACCTGCGTTACAGTCGCGGGAAATCGCGCCATGTCGCGACTGATTTTGATCTGTTCTGGAGTTTCGCGCATGTAATCCGCGACCTCGCAATCGATGCGTTTACCAGCACACAGGAAGTGTATCTGGAGAAAGATGTTAAGCGGGTTTACTATCTTTCGATGGAGTACCTCATTGGCAAACTGCTGGAGCAGAATATTCTGGCGCTCGGTATTATGAAGCCGGCGCATGATGCACTGCAGCGGCTGAAGGTTGATTTGAATAAGCTGCTGGAGCTGGACATCGAGGCCGGACTTGGTAACGGCGGACTCGGACGTCTCGCCGCGTGTTTCCTTGATTCGCTGGCGACGATGGAACTGCCGGCGTACGGATATGGACTGCGCTATGAGCATGGGATTTTCCGGCAGGAGTTCGAAGACGGCTGGCAGCAGGAGCGGCCGGATAACTGGCTGGAACTCGGCTATCCGTGGGAGATGAGCCGTCCGGAATACAGCGTGCCGGTATTTATTTACGGCCGCGTCGCTGAACTCTCCACCACGCACCGCGGCCGCCGTCCGGTCTGGACCGACTGGCAGATGTTTAAAGGCGTTCCGTATGATATGCCGATCATCGGTTTTGGCAACAACACCGCCAATATTCTGCGGCTGTGGAGTGCGCGCGCCGATGAAAGTTTCCGTCTCGATGTGTTTAATGAAGGCGATTACGTCAAAGCGGTTGAAGAAAAAAACTGGGCGGAAACCGTCACCAAAGTTCTTTATCCGTCTGACAGCACCTACAACGGCAAAAAACTGCGGCTGATTCAGGAATACTTTCTGGTGAGCTGTTCTATCCGCGACATCATCCGCCGGTTCTTAAAAAATCATAATAACTTCAACGATTTCGCAAAAAAGAGTGCGGTGCAGATGAATGATACGCATCCGGCGCTGACCATCGCCGAACTGATGCGGATTCTCTGCGACGAACACTATCTGCCGTGGGAAAAAGCGTGGGAAATTACCTCCAATGCCTGCGCCTATACCAACCATACACTGCTGCCGGAGGCGCTCGAAAAATGGCCGGTGAATATGATGAATGAAGTTCTGCCGCGACATATGCAGATCATTTTTGAAATCAATCAGCGCTTTTTACAGCGCGTTGAGATGGATTTTCCCGGCGATACCGAAATCGTCCCGAAAGTTTCACTGATTGAAGAGGGCGATGTAAAACAGGTGCGCATGGCCAATCTTGCCGTTGTCGGCAGCCATAAAGTCAATGGTGTCGCCGGACTGCATTCCAGATTGCTGCGCGAACGCGTCATGCCGGAATTTAATGCAATTTATCCGGACAAATTCATCAACATCACCAACGGCATCACGCACCGCCGCTGGCTGCTCAACTGCAATCCGCAGCTCGCCGGGCTCATCACTGAAAAAATCGGCGCCGGCTGGATTAAAAATCTTACAGAGCTCAGTAAACTTGAACCGCTGGCCGGCGATCAAAAGTTTCAGCAGGCGTTTATGGATATCAAGCGCCGGAACAAGGAGGCGCTTGCTCAATATATTGAAGACACGCTGCACGTTCCGATCCATCCCGGATCGCTCTTCGACGTTCAGGTCAAGCGTCTGCACATGTATAAACGTCAGCTGCTGAGCGCCATGCACCTCATCGCACTTTATCAGCGTATCAAAGCCGATCCGAAAACCGATATTGTGCCGCGCACGTTTATCTTCGCCGCCAAAGCGGCGCCGGCGTATCATCTCGCCAAGCGCGTCATCAAACTCATTAATTCCGTCGGTACGGTCATCAATCACGACCCCGCCGTCGCCGGACGGCTGAAATGTGTATTCCTGCCGGACTACAATGTATCGCTGGCCGAAAAAATTATTCCGGCGGCTGATCTCTCCGAGCAGATTTCCACCGCCGGCAAAGAGGCCTCCGGTACCGGCAATATGAAGCTCGCACTGAACGGTGCGCTTACCGTCGGAACGTGGGACGGCGCTAACATTGAAATTGCACAGAACGTCGGCGAAGACAATATTTTCATCTTCGGCCACCGCGAGGATGATTTGGGAAAACTCGCGCAGGAGGGGTATAATCCATGGACATATTACGATAACGACGAGGAACTGCGTAACGTTCTCGAAGCGATTCGCATCAACGCATTTGATCCGTCGAAGCCGGACTTATACATCGATATTTTCAACGATCTCATGCGCAACGGCGATCCGTTTTTCTACATGGCTGATTTCCGTCCATACGTTGAAATTCAGGAAAAAATCAGTGCGCTGTTCCGCCGGCCTGAACAGTGGGCTGAAAAAGCCATCCTCAACGTCGCACGTATGGGCTGGTTTTCCAGTGATCGCACCATTCACGAATACGCCACTAAAATCTGGAATATCAAACCTGTTTCTATTCCTGATCCCGCGCCGGTTGACTAAGAATAAGCAGGTGTGTTCATGTCTAAAGCTGTCCCGGCGGCGCGTCGTGTGATGCACGCCAAAGCTGTGCGAAGACGTCACGCCTGCTTTCTCGGCGTAATCAGAAATACCTTATCATTCCGGCGCGCCTTGCGGGGCAGAGCAAGGGTGACTGCATCATTCGGTTGCGCTTCGTTCGCCGGAATTC encodes the following:
- a CDS encoding KamA family radical SAM protein, which produces MEAALQMNYPSSMPQRVKITPYYQALLDSLGAGHPLRRTVLPLDDPAPAPGDHDDPLGEEQHSPVPGIIHTYPDKALLFATLDCAVHCRYCTRGRLVGKNAGAWNIPADALHYLETRTEIRDLLISGGDPLTLPDAAIETLLARVRQIKHIRTVRIGTKIPAVLPERITPALAGILALHRVWLQLHFVHPAELTPEATHALDTLAGAGNPMVSQTVLLSGINDSSETLVELFYGLLERRVKPYYLFQCDPVTGSAPFRTPVEKGLQLMRELQGRISGLAMPHFAVDAPGGGGKITLLPDSPLRYENGFVLLTNYEGREYRYPVK
- a CDS encoding glycogen/starch/alpha-glucan phosphorylase, producing MKCKNNKQITAGMIEERILFHLRYSRGKSRHVATDFDLFWSFAHVIRDLAIDAFTSTQEVYLEKDVKRVYYLSMEYLIGKLLEQNILALGIMKPAHDALQRLKVDLNKLLELDIEAGLGNGGLGRLAACFLDSLATMELPAYGYGLRYEHGIFRQEFEDGWQQERPDNWLELGYPWEMSRPEYSVPVFIYGRVAELSTTHRGRRPVWTDWQMFKGVPYDMPIIGFGNNTANILRLWSARADESFRLDVFNEGDYVKAVEEKNWAETVTKVLYPSDSTYNGKKLRLIQEYFLVSCSIRDIIRRFLKNHNNFNDFAKKSAVQMNDTHPALTIAELMRILCDEHYLPWEKAWEITSNACAYTNHTLLPEALEKWPVNMMNEVLPRHMQIIFEINQRFLQRVEMDFPGDTEIVPKVSLIEEGDVKQVRMANLAVVGSHKVNGVAGLHSRLLRERVMPEFNAIYPDKFINITNGITHRRWLLNCNPQLAGLITEKIGAGWIKNLTELSKLEPLAGDQKFQQAFMDIKRRNKEALAQYIEDTLHVPIHPGSLFDVQVKRLHMYKRQLLSAMHLIALYQRIKADPKTDIVPRTFIFAAKAAPAYHLAKRVIKLINSVGTVINHDPAVAGRLKCVFLPDYNVSLAEKIIPAADLSEQISTAGKEASGTGNMKLALNGALTVGTWDGANIEIAQNVGEDNIFIFGHREDDLGKLAQEGYNPWTYYDNDEELRNVLEAIRINAFDPSKPDLYIDIFNDLMRNGDPFFYMADFRPYVEIQEKISALFRRPEQWAEKAILNVARMGWFSSDRTIHEYATKIWNIKPVSIPDPAPVD
- a CDS encoding Bax inhibitor-1/YccA family protein, which produces MRTANPALNDKVFRDAAITSSNVMTVQGAVSRTAILLAILLGATTFTWNSPDSGGLMLLGAIAGFIVALITIFNPKISPVCAPIYAACEGLLLGGISRLFELQYPGIVLQAIFLTFGTLGALLLVYSLRIVRATEQFKMGVFAATGGIALFYLFAWIFSFFGGGHFFSVIYSNGLAGIIFSVIVVVIAALNLVLDFDFIERGAAQGAPRYMEWYAAFGLMVTLVWLYIEILRLLSKLSSRR